In Pseudomonas sp. ADAK18, a single window of DNA contains:
- a CDS encoding TonB-dependent receptor has protein sequence MTRFRPLEAPLGMALLLAINAMPALADEASGTEPQLQRVEVTGTAIRRADAETAVPVTILRVEQLREQGVTTTEELINRISANQSSVGSGRSVGSSSGGASFADLRGIGANKTLVLLNGRRLGNNAVSNSNGSGVDLNTIPFAAIDRVEVLRDGASALYGTDAIGGVINFITKKSVTGGQLSTGYDTPTHSGGGDSHNFSGSYGFGDLEDDRFNVFGVVSYDKQTRLAAKDRDYTYNYQPSRGLDYTSGTAAPANWSQGSNATNPLAGSGCNSPGLLSRNGICRQSLWSYLDLVPETEKTSAFAKATGKLADDHNVSLEYFWARNENRTQIGPGTLMGNQVNPGTPYYPGNGITPGPSGFALDPTQPVDVNWRETDVGARKHEDDNVSQRLLLSFDGTAAGWDYNVGASYNQNKVVQTILDGYVNDQSISQGIANGVINPFGPQTEAGRALLASSRVDGDYATAVGRVKAIDGRVSREIGDWFGAGPSALALGGEYRKEDFHQDFAQFVETVQSLGVDPNGAVHGDRSVSAQYAEVNVPVLDSLELSAAIRHDKYSDFGNTTNPKYSFRFQPFKELVVRGAYSEGFRAPSLYELYNPTYTSYTVANHNDPRLCPGGNPANGGIANRDCAQQFRRQSGGNGSLSPETARNVTFGFVYQPIERLTAGLDFWWITIANQIAEFPESSVFEDPDQYSARLIRKADGSIDHIVTGLANLGKTKTNGVDVNFDYRFPSTTIGDFGLGLQGTYVNQYKYQQELKGEYIDKLGDFRGGEFSTAGAVARWRHSLTGTWNYGPLGASLTNRFTSGYHDSDRDTHDSVGSYNVWDLAGTYTWRKTLAVTLGVKNLFDREPPFSNQTYTFQSGYDPKYADPFGRILYTRLSYNF, from the coding sequence ATGACACGATTCAGACCACTTGAAGCACCACTGGGCATGGCCTTGTTGCTGGCCATCAACGCCATGCCTGCGTTGGCCGACGAGGCCTCCGGCACCGAGCCCCAACTACAACGAGTAGAAGTCACCGGTACTGCCATCCGCCGCGCCGATGCCGAAACGGCTGTCCCCGTGACCATTCTGCGCGTCGAGCAACTGCGCGAGCAGGGCGTCACCACCACCGAAGAGTTGATCAACCGCATTTCCGCCAACCAGTCCTCGGTTGGCTCAGGGCGCTCCGTGGGTTCCAGCAGCGGTGGCGCATCGTTTGCTGACCTGCGGGGGATCGGCGCGAACAAGACCCTGGTGCTGCTCAATGGCAGGCGTCTGGGCAACAACGCCGTCAGCAATTCCAACGGCTCCGGGGTGGACCTGAACACCATTCCATTCGCCGCGATTGATCGCGTAGAAGTCCTGCGTGACGGCGCCTCGGCGCTGTACGGCACCGACGCCATCGGCGGGGTGATCAACTTCATCACCAAGAAAAGCGTGACCGGCGGCCAGCTCTCCACCGGTTACGACACGCCTACTCACAGCGGTGGCGGTGACAGCCATAACTTCAGTGGCAGCTATGGCTTCGGCGACCTGGAAGATGACCGCTTCAACGTGTTCGGCGTGGTCAGCTACGACAAACAGACCCGCCTGGCCGCCAAGGATCGCGACTACACCTATAACTACCAGCCCAGCCGCGGCCTGGATTACACCTCGGGCACTGCTGCGCCGGCCAACTGGAGCCAGGGCAGCAACGCCACCAACCCATTGGCGGGTTCGGGCTGCAACTCACCGGGCCTGTTATCGCGCAACGGCATCTGCCGCCAGAGCCTGTGGAGCTACTTGGACCTGGTGCCGGAAACCGAAAAGACCTCGGCCTTTGCCAAAGCCACCGGCAAACTCGCTGATGATCACAACGTTAGCCTTGAGTATTTCTGGGCCCGCAACGAAAACCGCACGCAAATCGGCCCGGGCACGCTGATGGGCAATCAGGTCAACCCCGGCACGCCGTACTACCCCGGCAATGGCATCACCCCGGGACCCAGCGGTTTTGCCCTGGACCCGACACAACCGGTGGATGTGAACTGGCGCGAAACCGACGTCGGGGCACGCAAGCATGAAGACGACAACGTCAGCCAGCGCCTGTTGCTGAGTTTCGATGGCACCGCCGCCGGTTGGGACTACAACGTCGGCGCCTCGTATAACCAGAACAAAGTGGTGCAAACCATCCTCGACGGCTATGTGAACGACCAGTCCATCAGCCAGGGCATTGCCAACGGCGTGATCAACCCGTTCGGCCCGCAGACCGAAGCGGGCAGGGCGCTACTGGCATCCAGCCGTGTTGACGGTGACTACGCAACGGCCGTGGGCCGGGTCAAAGCCATCGACGGACGCGTCAGCCGGGAAATCGGCGACTGGTTTGGCGCAGGCCCATCGGCCTTGGCGCTCGGTGGTGAATACCGTAAGGAAGACTTCCACCAGGACTTCGCCCAGTTTGTCGAAACTGTACAAAGCCTGGGTGTGGACCCGAATGGCGCGGTGCACGGCGATCGCAGCGTCTCGGCGCAATACGCCGAGGTCAATGTGCCGGTACTCGACAGCTTGGAGTTGTCCGCCGCCATACGCCATGACAAGTACAGCGACTTTGGCAACACCACCAACCCGAAATACTCGTTCCGCTTCCAGCCGTTCAAAGAGCTGGTAGTGCGCGGGGCCTACAGCGAAGGTTTCCGCGCACCGTCACTGTATGAGTTGTACAACCCGACCTACACCAGCTACACCGTGGCCAATCACAACGACCCACGGCTGTGCCCCGGCGGTAACCCGGCCAATGGCGGGATCGCTAACCGAGACTGCGCCCAGCAGTTCCGCCGGCAAAGCGGCGGCAACGGCAGCCTGAGCCCGGAAACCGCGCGTAACGTCACCTTCGGCTTCGTCTATCAACCCATCGAGCGCCTGACCGCCGGGCTGGACTTCTGGTGGATCACCATCGCCAACCAGATCGCCGAGTTTCCTGAATCATCGGTATTCGAAGACCCGGACCAGTACTCCGCACGCCTGATTCGCAAGGCCGATGGTTCGATCGACCACATCGTCACCGGCCTTGCCAACCTGGGCAAAACCAAGACCAACGGCGTCGATGTCAATTTCGACTACCGCTTCCCGAGTACCACCATCGGTGATTTCGGCCTCGGCCTGCAGGGCACCTACGTCAACCAATACAAATATCAGCAAGAGCTCAAGGGCGAGTACATCGACAAGCTCGGTGATTTTCGCGGCGGTGAGTTCTCTACGGCGGGCGCCGTGGCGCGCTGGCGGCATAGCCTGACCGGCACCTGGAACTACGGCCCGTTGGGCGCGAGCCTGACCAACCGCTTCACCAGCGGTTACCACGACTCTGATCGTGACACCCACGACTCCGTCGGCTCCTACAACGTCTGGGACCTGGCCGGCACCTACACCTGGCGCAAGACCCTGGCCGTCACCCTCGGCGTGAAGAACCTGTTTGACCGCGAGCCACCGTTCAGCAACCAGACCTACACCTTCCAGAGCGGCTACGACCCGAAATACGCCGACCCGTTCGGACGGATTCTCTATACCCGGCTCAGCTACAACTTCTGA
- a CDS encoding extracellular solute-binding protein, whose translation MLRRLTTLALCFWLSPAVYATPQPALTVYGDAPKYGPGFAHLDYANPNAPKGGSLSRSSLESGQYDHMLPYIDKGTGVAEIDGWLYSPLGYRSFDEPYSVYGLVAQQMELAPDRSWLRFYLNPAARFDDGSPITAEDVRYTFELLTTQGSLQYRLQFADVAEVVVESPTQVRFVFKNNESRTLPLDLATLPVLPEHWWRTRNFADGGGFEAPLGSGPYRISQVDAGRSVHFERVKDWWAKDLPVTRGLYNFDRLSVEFFADTSVSQQVLKAGAYDYNREFSATAYTIGYEGPALNDGRLVREHLAPGAARGSQGFVFNLKKPLFQDRRVRQAIALLWDFEWSNRQMMRSMYLRQRSYFSHSELSATQLPDAEELKILEPWRGKIPDEVFTQVFQPPHTDGSGNIRGLQLQALKLLEEAGWKPQGDQLVNAQGEALHFTFLNGQKGFERLLLPFKRNLAQIGIGFDIRQVDTAQYANRVRSRDYDMIVNAYPVSQAPGREMFNYFAGESADDPGSNNYMTLRDPAVDALLTGLIQADSRTTMLHYAHALDRVLQWGYYWIPNYYPPGISTVWWNRFGRPKVAPLYDAGLETWWEISPTALTQGQQQKRTGDYSHVGL comes from the coding sequence ATGCTTCGCCGATTGACCACCCTGGCACTGTGTTTTTGGTTAAGCCCGGCCGTCTACGCCACGCCGCAACCGGCGCTGACGGTGTACGGCGATGCGCCCAAGTACGGGCCCGGCTTTGCCCACCTGGATTACGCCAACCCGAATGCCCCCAAGGGCGGCAGCCTGAGCCGCTCCTCCCTGGAAAGTGGCCAGTACGACCACATGCTCCCGTATATCGACAAGGGCACTGGCGTGGCCGAGATCGATGGCTGGCTGTACTCGCCGCTGGGCTATCGCTCATTTGACGAGCCTTACAGCGTCTATGGTCTGGTTGCCCAGCAGATGGAACTGGCGCCGGATCGTAGCTGGTTGCGCTTCTACCTCAACCCTGCGGCACGTTTTGACGACGGCAGCCCGATCACCGCCGAAGATGTGCGCTACACCTTCGAACTGTTGACGACCCAAGGCAGCCTGCAATACCGCTTGCAGTTCGCGGACGTGGCCGAGGTGGTGGTGGAGTCGCCCACGCAAGTGCGCTTCGTGTTCAAGAACAACGAGAGCCGAACCCTGCCGCTGGACCTGGCGACTTTGCCAGTGCTGCCGGAACACTGGTGGCGCACCCGCAACTTCGCCGACGGTGGCGGTTTTGAAGCGCCGCTGGGCAGCGGGCCGTATCGGATCAGCCAGGTGGATGCCGGGCGCAGCGTGCATTTCGAACGGGTCAAGGACTGGTGGGCCAAGGACCTGCCAGTCACGCGTGGCCTCTACAACTTCGATCGCTTGAGCGTCGAGTTCTTTGCCGACACCAGCGTCTCCCAGCAAGTGCTCAAGGCCGGCGCCTATGATTACAACCGCGAGTTCTCCGCCACGGCCTACACCATCGGTTATGAGGGGCCCGCATTAAACGATGGTCGCCTGGTGCGAGAACACTTGGCCCCCGGTGCGGCACGTGGTTCCCAAGGCTTCGTGTTCAACCTGAAAAAACCGCTGTTCCAGGACCGTCGGGTACGCCAGGCGATTGCCTTGCTGTGGGATTTTGAATGGAGCAATCGACAGATGATGCGCAGCATGTACCTGCGCCAACGCAGCTATTTCTCCCACAGTGAACTCTCGGCCACCCAACTGCCGGACGCCGAAGAGCTGAAAATCCTTGAGCCCTGGCGCGGCAAAATCCCCGATGAAGTCTTCACCCAGGTGTTCCAACCGCCCCATACCGATGGCAGTGGCAACATTCGCGGCCTGCAGTTGCAAGCGTTGAAGTTATTGGAAGAGGCGGGTTGGAAACCCCAGGGCGATCAGTTGGTCAACGCCCAGGGCGAAGCGCTGCACTTCACCTTTCTCAATGGCCAGAAAGGCTTCGAACGCTTGCTGCTGCCGTTCAAGCGCAACCTGGCACAGATCGGCATCGGCTTCGATATTCGCCAGGTGGACACCGCGCAATACGCCAACCGGGTGCGCAGTCGCGACTACGACATGATCGTCAACGCTTACCCGGTGTCCCAGGCACCGGGGCGCGAGATGTTCAATTATTTTGCCGGTGAAAGTGCCGACGATCCCGGCTCCAACAACTACATGACCCTGCGCGATCCCGCCGTGGATGCCTTACTCACCGGGCTGATCCAGGCTGACAGCCGCACGACGATGTTGCATTACGCCCATGCGCTGGATCGCGTATTGCAGTGGGGTTATTACTGGATTCCCAACTACTATCCGCCGGGCATTTCAACGGTCTGGTGGAACCGTTTCGGCCGCCCGAAGGTGGCGCCGCTGTACGACGCGGGCCTGGAGACGTGGTGGGAGATCAGCCCCACCGCCTTGACCCAGGGCCAACAGCAAAAACGCACCGGAGACTATTCCCATGTGGGGTTATAG